From a single Nostoc edaphicum CCNP1411 genomic region:
- a CDS encoding D-alanine--D-alanine ligase family protein, with translation MGLFIGLCYDLKADYLKAGFSDSEVMEFDDEETIIGLETALLQLGHQIERVGNGRELALRLAKGDRWDLIFNIAEGLKGRSREAQVPAVCELFAQPYTFSDPLTCALTLDKALAKRVVRDRGLPTAPFEIVNTTAEAAAVSLPIPLFLKPVAEGSSKGITGRSLVKEREELVNTYQLLRELFQQPVLVETFLSGREVTVGIIGNGSNSRVVGVMEVIFTGEVEAFAYTTLNKDEYLERVSYPCFVTLGRGKVEIRVRQENKY, from the coding sequence TCTGTGTTATGACTTGAAGGCAGACTACCTGAAAGCTGGTTTCAGTGACTCTGAGGTAATGGAGTTCGATGATGAAGAAACTATCATCGGGCTGGAAACTGCACTATTGCAGTTAGGTCATCAGATTGAACGTGTCGGTAATGGTAGAGAACTTGCTCTGCGCTTGGCAAAAGGCGATCGCTGGGATTTGATTTTCAATATTGCTGAGGGTTTAAAGGGTCGCTCTCGTGAAGCTCAAGTCCCGGCAGTTTGCGAATTATTCGCTCAACCCTACACCTTTTCCGATCCACTCACCTGTGCTTTAACTTTAGACAAGGCGCTTGCTAAAAGAGTGGTGCGCGATCGCGGTTTGCCGACAGCCCCCTTTGAAATCGTGAATACTACCGCAGAGGCAGCAGCCGTGTCGCTGCCAATACCACTTTTCCTCAAGCCTGTGGCGGAAGGTAGTTCTAAAGGGATAACTGGGCGTTCTCTTGTCAAAGAACGCGAGGAACTAGTAAATACTTATCAATTGTTACGTGAACTTTTTCAGCAACCAGTACTCGTGGAAACCTTTCTTTCTGGTAGAGAAGTAACAGTTGGCATTATTGGCAACGGGAGCAACTCACGGGTAGTAGGTGTGATGGAAGTAATTTTTACAGGAGAAGTGGAAGCTTTTGCCTACACCACCCTTAACAAGGATGAGTATCTGGAACGGGTATCTTATCCCTGTTTTGTCACTCTAGGCAGAGGAAAAGTAGAAATCAGGGTGAGACAGGAAAATAAATATTGA